Sequence from the Planctomycetota bacterium genome:
CCGAGCGCATCCACCCCGGAAACAAGAAGGACAACTTCTGGGAGATGGGCGACACCGGTCCGTGCGGCCCGTGCTCCGAAATCCACTACGACCGCTCCCCCGACAAGGCCGGCGGCGACCTCGTCAACGCCGACGGGCAGGACACGGTGGTCGAGATCTGGAACCTCGTGTTCATCCAGTTCAACCGCGGTCAGAACGGCCTTGCGCCGCTGCCGGCCAAGCACGTCGACACCGGCATGGGCTTCGAGCGGATCGTCGCGGTATTGCAGGGCAAGGCGTCCAACTACGACACCGATGTGTTCGCCCCGTACATGGACGCGATCGGCGAGCTCACCAGCAAGACGTACGGGTCGAAGTTGGACGACCCGATCGACACCGCCTTCCGCGCGATCGCCGACCACGCGCGGATGGCGACTTTCAGCATCGCCGACGGAGCGGTGCCGGAGAACAAGGGCCGCGGTAGTGTGCTGCGCAGCGTCATCCGCCGCGCGGTGCGGTTCGGGTACCAGCGCTTCGACTTGCGCGAGCCGTTCCTGCACAAGCTCGTGAGCGTCGTGCAGGAGCAGATGGGCGATGCGTTCCCCGAGGTGAAGCACACGAATGCCGCTGAGATCATCGAACGCGAGGAGCGAAGCTTTCTCGAGACCATCGAACGTGGGCTGACACGTTACGACCAGGGTTGGAAGTTTGGAGTCGGCGAGGAGTATGCGTCGTTGAAGGGCTGGAAGCTGATTGGCGGCGTAACAGGTGGCTGGCCAGAAAGCGGCGAAGTGCCGTTCAACACAGAGCTTCGCGCGGGGCTTGAGGAATTGGACTTCTTAATCGAGGGGAATGACCTTGCCAAGAAGGAGAACATCCGGACGGTCAAAATCGAAGAAATGGAAAGTGCGCTTCGTGCCTCTGGTAGGTCTGCGTCGGTTTCCGGCGTGGATGCCTTCGACCTTCACACAACCTACGGCTTCCCCATCGACCTCACGCGGCAACTCGCGGAGGAGCGCGGGTTGACCGTCGACATGGCCGAGTACGAACGACTCTTCGATGAGTTCAAGATGACCAGCGGCAAGGGCCGCAAGAAGGGTGGCGAGGAGGCGATCGACCTCTCGGCGTTTCCCGAGACCGACGACAAGCCCAAGTACGCCGGCCGCGAGACGACCGCGAAAATCCTCGGCTTTGTCGAAGGCGGTAAGCCGCGTGCCGACGGCACGCTGGCCGCGGGCACCGAGGCGTCCGTGCTGCTCGATCGCACGAGCTTCTACGCCGAGCAGGGCGGGCAGGTCGGCGACGTCGGCAGTATCGAAACCGACACCGGCAAGTTCCTCGTCGCCGACACCGAACGCCGCGGCAACCACGTTCTGCACTGGGGCGAGGTCGACACCGGCGAGATCGCCGTCGGCCAACAGGCGCACGTTGATGTCGACGCCCGCCGGGCCGACATCATGCGCAACCACACCGGCACCCACCTGCTCAACCTCGGCCTGCGCAAAGTCCTCGGCGACCACGTCGACCAGAAGGGCAGCCTCGTCGATCACGAAAAGCTCCGCTTCGACTTCGCCCACGGCCAGGCGGTGACCGCCGACGAGATCGCCGAGGTCGAGCGGATCGTCAACGACCAGATTCGTTGCAATGCGTGTGTGCAGAGCGTCGAACTGCCGTTGGCCGAGGCGCAGGCGATCGACGGCGTGCGTGCGGTCTTCGGCGAGAAGTACCCCGACCCGGTGCGTGTGATCGCCGTGGCGGACGACGATGTGAAAACGCTCAACGCCGCCGATTGCAGCGTCGAGTTCTGCGGCGGCACGCACGTCTCCCGTGCCGGCGACATCGGCTTCTTCAAGATCGTCGCCGAGGAAAGCGTGAGCAAAGGCGTCCGCCGCATCACCGCCGTCACCGGCCGACTCGCGACTGAACACATGCTCGACGAGGACAAGACGCTCAAGCAGCTTTCCCAGCAACTGAGCGTCCCGGTTGAGCAAGTCCCGGACCGCGTCGCGGCCTTGCAGGCCGAGGTGAAAGATCTCAAGAAAAAGCTCAAGTCCGGTGGCGGCAGCGGTGCCGCGACGGACACGGGTAAGCTGCTCGACCAAGCCCGCGACGTCGGCGGCACGCACCTGCTCGTCCTCGACGCCGGCGGCGCGACGGCCGACCAGATGCGGGCCGTGATCGACAGCGCGAAGAAAAAGCTCGGCAACTACGCCGTCCTGCTCGCGGCGGTCGACGGCGAGAAGGTCGTGTTCGTCGCCGGCTGCGGCGATGACGCGATCGCCAAGGGCCTCAAAGCCGGCGACTGGGTCAAAGCCGCCGCCCAAGTCGCCGGCGGCGGCGGTGGCGGTCGCCCCAACCTCGCCCAAGCCGGCGGTAAGGACCCGTCCAAGCTCGCTGCGGCCTTGGAAAAGGCAACGGCCGTTGCGGAGTCGGCGCTGGCGTAGATCCTAGCGGTTTCGGCCCTTCCGCACGGTTGTGCGGGGGCTACGGTCGGGTTACGTTAGCCCCCGCACAACGTGCGGAAGGCTGAACGCCGAGCGATGCCCGTCTACCTCATCACCCTCCACGCCTACGGCACATGGCTGCCCGACCGCAAGCAGGGCAGCGTCCACTGGCGACGCGGGCTACAAGGCAAGAGCGATTCACTCGCAAGGGCTTACCGGCGCAAGCAACGGCAGGCACCTGCCGAGTTCGACGTACTCACGCAGAATCACATAGCGAACGAGTTCCAGTCCGCAGCACCGCACCAGGGATTCACCGCTTACGCCGCCGCGCTCGATCCGACTCATGTTCATCTGCTGCTCGGATGGCGTGGCGACCGCTCGGCTTCCCGAATGCGGATTAACCTGAAGCATTCCCTCACCCAACGGCTCAACCGCGAGGTTCGTCGCCGGACATGGTTTTCTAAAGGCGGGCATGAGAAACGTGTCCATGATCCGCAGCACATGGCATTGCTGCGCGAGACCTACCTGCCCTCGCATCTCGGGGTAACTTGGGACTGCGATCGGGAGTGAGTGGGTTCACGGCCTTCCGCACGTTGTGCGGGAGCCACGCATGAGAGGTAGTCCCCGCATAACGTGCGGAAGGCCGATCTCGCGAAGACCCCCGCCACATTTGACATCTCACGCTGCCCAGACCTACCGTCGCGGCTCACGTCGTCCCCACTTTTTCGCATTTTGGTAGGAGCGCGTCATGCTTCCGGTTCAACGTATCAGCAAATCTCGTAAGCGTAAGCGCCGCAGTCATCACGCCCTGCGTGCCCCGGCGTATGTCAACTGCCCCGCCTGCGGCACGGCCAAGCTGCCCCACGCGGCTTGCACCAACTGCGGCTTCGTCAATCATCGGATCTCCCTTAAGGCAGCCGATGTGACGGCGGACGACGAATAGGCGACTTTCCCTTTCCAGAACCTTCCCCAGCCGGAGCGATTCATCGTGCGAGCGGCAGTTGATGTCATGGGCGGCGACAAGGCACCTGAAGCGGTGTTGCGTGGTTGCTTCGACGCGGCCGAGTTGCTCGACGGCGACGACCGCATTCTGCTCGTCGGCGACGAGTCGATCATCCGCCCCGCGCTCGACACGTCCGGCGTCGATGTTTCCCGCTACGAGGTGGTGCCGACGACCCAAGTCGTGGACATGTGCGAGCCGCCGGTCGAGGCGATCCGCAACAAGCCAGACTCGTCACTCGCGGTCGTCGCCAAGCTTGCAGCCAAGGGTGACGCGTGCGTGGCGATCTCAGCGGGCAATACAGGGGCCGGTGTCGCCGCCGCTCAGCTCCGCATGCGAACACTTCCCGGCGTGCAACGTCCGGGCATCGCGGTGATCATGCCGACGGTGTACGGGCCGGTCGTGTACTGCGATGTCGGTGCCAATCCCGAGCCCCGGCCGATGCATCTCCTGCAATACGCGGTCATGGCGTCGGCCTACTTCGAAGCGACCACGGGCAAAACCGACGCGCGTGTCGGCCTGCTCAACATCGGCTCTGAGGACGGCAAGGGTACGGCGATGGTCAAGGAGACCCGCAAGCTCCTGCGTGACGCGAAGGGCGTGAACTTCATAGGCAATGTCGAGGGCCGGGGCCTGTTCCGCGGCGAGTGTGACGTGGTCATCACCGACGGATTCGTCGGCAACATCGTGCTCAAGTTCGCCGAGGGCTTGTTCGAAGGCCTGTTCGCGACAGTGAAGAAAGAACTCGCCGTCGAGAGCGAGGACTTGGTCGAGCGATTCAAGCCGGTCATGGGCCGGATTGCTCACGATCTCGACTGGCAGGAATACGGCGGCGCGCCGTTGTTGGGTGTCGGCGGATACTTCCTGATCGGTCACGGTGCCAGCGACGCCCGTGCGATCCGTAACACCATCCGTGCTGGTAAGAAGGCGGTCGCCAGCAACGTGAACGAAACGATCATTCAGCGGATCGCCGCCGCCAAGTCCGATGTGGCTTCGGACGCCGAGGCGGATGAGGCAGTGAGCACCGCCTAAGTTACCGACGTGTCGAAGATCTCCGCCATCATCACCGGTACCGGTTCGCACGTGCCGGAGAAGCGTCTGACCAATGCCGAACTGGCCATGCTGGTCGAAACCTCCGACGAATGGATCACCCAGCGGACCGGCATCAAGGAACGCCGGATCGTCAGCAGTGACGAGACCAGCGCGAGCCTCGGCTCCCACGCGGCGACCAAGGCCCTCAAGGCCGCCAAGCTCGAGCCCAAGGATCTCGATCTGATCATCTGTGCGACGATCACGCCGGAAATGGTGACGCCCTCGACCGCGTGTTTCATCGCACACTCGCTCGGCCTCGACAGCATCCCCGCGTATGACATGAACGCCGCCTGCAGCGGGTTCGTATATGCCATGGAACAGGCTGCGGCGTTCATCGAATCCGGCCGTCACAAAAACGTCCTCGTCGTTGGCGCCGAAACCATCAGCCGGATCACCGATTGGACGGACCGCACGACATGCATCCTCTTCGGCGATGGCGCGGGCGCGGTGGTCATGCAAGCATCCGACGAACCTGAAACCGGGTTGCTTTATTCCGAAATGCACTCTGACGGTGGCGGCTGGGAGATTCTGCACTGTGCGGTTGGGAGTCGTAACCCGATCAACGAAAAGATGGTGGCTGCCGGTAGCCAGTTTCTGAAGATGCGCGGCCGCGAGGTGTTCAAGTTCGCGGTGACCAAGCTCAACGAGGTCGTCGACTCGACGTTCGCGGCCACCGGTTACCAGCCGGCCGATGTGAAAATGATCATCCCGCACCAGATGAACCAGCGGATCATCGCGGCACTGGTGGACCGGCTCGAGTTGCCGATGGACAAGGCGCTGGTCAACATCGACCGTTACGGCAACACGTCCGCCGCGAGCATTCCGATCGCCCTTGATGAAGCGGTCAAAGCCGGCGGTCTCGAAAAGGGTGATTTGGTGTTATTCCTCGGCGTGGGTGCGGGATTGACGTGGGGGAGTGCGCTTCTGCGGCTCTGATGATTATGGCTGACAAGAACTACATTCTCTGCCCGGGGCAGGGTGCCCAGCATGTGGGTATGGGCAAGGACTTCGCGGAGGTGTCCGACGCGGCCCGACAAACCTTCGAGCAAGCCGACGCGCTCATGCCCGGGCTGTCGAGCTACTGCTTAGACGGACCCGAGGAAACGCTCAACCAGACCGACGTGTCGCAGCCAGCGATCTTCACGGCCAGCGTTGCGTGCCATCGTGCGGCCGACCTGCCGACGCCGACGGCGCTTGCGGGACTTTCGCTCGGTGAATACACCGCGCTGCACTTGGCGAGTGTGTTTGATTTCGACACCGGCCTGCGTCTCGTGCAGGCGCGCGGCCGGTACATGCAGGATGCGGCCACCGCGATGCCCTCGGGCATGGTCAGCCTGCTAGGCGGCGATGAGGAGCAGGTCACCGCGTTATGCGAGAAGGCTGCCGAGGGCGAGGTTCTCGTGCCGGCTAACTTCAACTGCCCGGGACAGATCGTCGTGAGCGGCACGCTTTCGGCTTGTGATCGCGTGGCCAAGCTTGCTGCCGACGACGGCCTGCGGGTCTTTCCGCTGAAGGTCGCTGGGGCGTTCCACAGTCCGCTGATGCAGCCGGCCGCCGAGCAGATGGGCGAGTTGTTGGACCAAATGATTTTCAACGAGCCGGTCGTGCCGGTGTGGTCGAACGTGACCGCCGAGCTGCACGGGAGCGTCGATGAGATCAAGAGGCGTCTGATCGAGCAGATCACCCAGCCGGTCCGTTGGAGCCAGACGATGAAAAAATTGGTTGGTGACGGCGCGAGCTTCACCGAGCTTGCCCCGGGCCGTGTGTTGACCGGGCTGATGAAAAAGATCGACCGCAAGGCACCGGTACGAACGCTGAACACCGCGGGAGCACTCGATGGCTGAGAAAAATGAGAAACGTGTCGCGATCGTGACCGGTGCGAGCCGGGGGATCGGGCGGGAGATTGCCAAGCACCTCGCGGCCGGCGGCTGCCATATCGTGGCGGTGGCCCGCGACGCGGCAAAGCTCGGCGACCTTGTGAAAGAGATCGAGGGTGAGGGCGGCACCGCCGAGGCGAAATCGCTCGACCTGACGGATTTCGAGGGTGCCGCCAAGCTTGTTGAAGATGTCGCCGACGCCCACGGTCGCCTCGACGTCTTGGTGAATAACGCTGGCATCACCAAGGACAACTTGCTCATGCGAATGGAGGACGCCGAGTTCGACGACGTGATCGGTACGAACCTCAAGAGCGTGTTCGTGCTGACCCGGGCCGCGAGCCGGTTCCTGATGCGCAGCAAATCCGGTCGCCTGATCAACATCGGCAGCGTCAGCGGCGTCGCGGGCAACAAGGGACAGTCTAACTATGCCGCGAGCAAGGCCGCGCTCTCGGGCTTCACAAAGTCCGTCGCCAAAGAGCTCGGCGGTAAGGGCCTGACCGCCAACGTCGTCGCGCCAGGCTTCATCGAAACCGACATGACCGACGTACTGCCCGACGAGATCAAGAAGACCGTCAAGGAGCATGTTCCGCTGCGGCGCTTCGGTCAGGCCGAGGAAATCGCCGCGGTGGTTGCGTTCCTCGCCAGCGAGTCGGCCGGCTACGTGACCGGGCAGGTGCTGTGCGTCGACGGCGGGCTGGCGATGTGAGCCGACCCGGTTGTTTGCTTTGAGTTTGACGGCGGGCTATGGTCCGCGCCGCCGGGGAGGCCCCGGAATCCATCACGAAAAGCCCGCTAACGGGCAACTTGTGGGGCTTTGTCGCCCGTTTCCGCTCCCTATCATCCCCGACACCTCGCCGGACGGCCCCAACCCGATCGGCCTG
This genomic interval carries:
- the rpmF gene encoding 50S ribosomal protein L32, whose amino-acid sequence is MLPVQRISKSRKRKRRSHHALRAPAYVNCPACGTAKLPHAACTNCGFVNHRISLKAADVTADDE
- the fabD gene encoding ACP S-malonyltransferase; translation: MADKNYILCPGQGAQHVGMGKDFAEVSDAARQTFEQADALMPGLSSYCLDGPEETLNQTDVSQPAIFTASVACHRAADLPTPTALAGLSLGEYTALHLASVFDFDTGLRLVQARGRYMQDAATAMPSGMVSLLGGDEEQVTALCEKAAEGEVLVPANFNCPGQIVVSGTLSACDRVAKLAADDGLRVFPLKVAGAFHSPLMQPAAEQMGELLDQMIFNEPVVPVWSNVTAELHGSVDEIKRRLIEQITQPVRWSQTMKKLVGDGASFTELAPGRVLTGLMKKIDRKAPVRTLNTAGALDG
- the alaS gene encoding alanine--tRNA ligase encodes the protein MTLSSADIRQQFIDFFTQKHAHTFVPSSSVVPHDDPTLLFANAGMNQFKPIFLGEEQREYVRAVNSQKCIRAGGKHNDLDDVGKDTYHHTFFEMLGNWSFGDYFKAEAIAWAWELLTKVWGVDPERLHATYFEGDSNEGLEPDEEARQLWLHYLPAERIHPGNKKDNFWEMGDTGPCGPCSEIHYDRSPDKAGGDLVNADGQDTVVEIWNLVFIQFNRGQNGLAPLPAKHVDTGMGFERIVAVLQGKASNYDTDVFAPYMDAIGELTSKTYGSKLDDPIDTAFRAIADHARMATFSIADGAVPENKGRGSVLRSVIRRAVRFGYQRFDLREPFLHKLVSVVQEQMGDAFPEVKHTNAAEIIEREERSFLETIERGLTRYDQGWKFGVGEEYASLKGWKLIGGVTGGWPESGEVPFNTELRAGLEELDFLIEGNDLAKKENIRTVKIEEMESALRASGRSASVSGVDAFDLHTTYGFPIDLTRQLAEERGLTVDMAEYERLFDEFKMTSGKGRKKGGEEAIDLSAFPETDDKPKYAGRETTAKILGFVEGGKPRADGTLAAGTEASVLLDRTSFYAEQGGQVGDVGSIETDTGKFLVADTERRGNHVLHWGEVDTGEIAVGQQAHVDVDARRADIMRNHTGTHLLNLGLRKVLGDHVDQKGSLVDHEKLRFDFAHGQAVTADEIAEVERIVNDQIRCNACVQSVELPLAEAQAIDGVRAVFGEKYPDPVRVIAVADDDVKTLNAADCSVEFCGGTHVSRAGDIGFFKIVAEESVSKGVRRITAVTGRLATEHMLDEDKTLKQLSQQLSVPVEQVPDRVAALQAEVKDLKKKLKSGGGSGAATDTGKLLDQARDVGGTHLLVLDAGGATADQMRAVIDSAKKKLGNYAVLLAAVDGEKVVFVAGCGDDAIAKGLKAGDWVKAAAQVAGGGGGGRPNLAQAGGKDPSKLAAALEKATAVAESALA
- the plsX gene encoding phosphate acyltransferase PlsX, which encodes MRAAVDVMGGDKAPEAVLRGCFDAAELLDGDDRILLVGDESIIRPALDTSGVDVSRYEVVPTTQVVDMCEPPVEAIRNKPDSSLAVVAKLAAKGDACVAISAGNTGAGVAAAQLRMRTLPGVQRPGIAVIMPTVYGPVVYCDVGANPEPRPMHLLQYAVMASAYFEATTGKTDARVGLLNIGSEDGKGTAMVKETRKLLRDAKGVNFIGNVEGRGLFRGECDVVITDGFVGNIVLKFAEGLFEGLFATVKKELAVESEDLVERFKPVMGRIAHDLDWQEYGGAPLLGVGGYFLIGHGASDARAIRNTIRAGKKAVASNVNETIIQRIAAAKSDVASDAEADEAVSTA
- a CDS encoding beta-ketoacyl-ACP synthase III, which gives rise to MSKISAIITGTGSHVPEKRLTNAELAMLVETSDEWITQRTGIKERRIVSSDETSASLGSHAATKALKAAKLEPKDLDLIICATITPEMVTPSTACFIAHSLGLDSIPAYDMNAACSGFVYAMEQAAAFIESGRHKNVLVVGAETISRITDWTDRTTCILFGDGAGAVVMQASDEPETGLLYSEMHSDGGGWEILHCAVGSRNPINEKMVAAGSQFLKMRGREVFKFAVTKLNEVVDSTFAATGYQPADVKMIIPHQMNQRIIAALVDRLELPMDKALVNIDRYGNTSAASIPIALDEAVKAGGLEKGDLVLFLGVGAGLTWGSALLRL
- the fabG gene encoding 3-oxoacyl-[acyl-carrier-protein] reductase, with the protein product MAEKNEKRVAIVTGASRGIGREIAKHLAAGGCHIVAVARDAAKLGDLVKEIEGEGGTAEAKSLDLTDFEGAAKLVEDVADAHGRLDVLVNNAGITKDNLLMRMEDAEFDDVIGTNLKSVFVLTRAASRFLMRSKSGRLINIGSVSGVAGNKGQSNYAASKAALSGFTKSVAKELGGKGLTANVVAPGFIETDMTDVLPDEIKKTVKEHVPLRRFGQAEEIAAVVAFLASESAGYVTGQVLCVDGGLAM